The genomic segment gcacaaaagtggtcaagttattataatataaaatacaatTAATGATATGGTAAAGCCATAATATGTATGCAGTGGCAATTAAAGGAATAGTGATGTATGCAATATGTGGAATTAATGAATACTtggaaatgctatggcaaaatGGGAGTAGAAATGTAATGGCAATTATGAGAATTACTGCGTgaatattatgtaaatgaacaaataaataactaagaatgatATGGTAAAGATAAAGCGACAAAGAATAAAGGATATATGATGTTGGTTTGGAAGgtcgggattactaagaatctacccttactgtcaataatgcctcagcaaaatcatactcagtttactgctcagaagagttctaaaatggtctGCTTCTTTTGAGAGCAAAAACCTTAAGTTACCTTGCCCGTGTCTATAGGCCTTAATATGGTACCCTGTATTGTTTTCCTTCTATATGAACTCtgttctatgtctagagtctactgcAAGTATCGGTTGAATACTTGTTTATATCATTCAATATTGATCCAACTAATctaacctttttagaattagatTTAGTTTATGGGCATGCTGAATAGTCatctatgtctagggattgcacacatacaatttagaaataaaaataattgaatgaaataataaattgattcGGATCTATGTTTCagacattaaataaaataataggttcatcatgtaatcccaacttgataagatttagctcatgggttggcatataaaattcataaccaaaataacatccaacactattttcatcattcaattcaCGAAAGAACAAGGTAAGAAATACGGAAGACTTCGGGAAGATAACTTTCGCGTGTCCAGTTCACACTTCATTAGCATAGTGTCCTACAATGGTTGAGAGGAACTACTTCCGTCTTCCTCTTTCTATCTCTACTCAACTGCTACCTTCTATTTTTTGCTAAGGCTCTCACTCTTGTCTGTCGTTAAGGGTTTCCTCCTTTAGGTTTTTATAAGCTTTTTCCCTAGGATAAATCCAACAACCCAtgatatcttctcctcttttttagattttctttttggtttaaaatCCCTTCCTTTAGGGTAGGTATCAGCCCATGATCTCATGATCCTTTTTCCATTTTTTAGGCAAATTTTTTGGTATAAGTAGAGTTGGGCTAAAATTGTTATGCATTGAGTGTTGACTCGGTCTTcctggaattgccatggcattcgTGTTGGCAAACTATCAAAACTTTTGCCACGACAAACCTTTATTCCTTTATTTCTTACCCCACATCCTGCACAACCTTTCCATATgcaattaaaagtaacaaataataatatttaagcacCGTCCAAGATTCGTATGAAATgttctaaaaatgctaaaataatatcttaaaataCAACTAAGTTCACTTAAGTACATACAATTGATCCAGTCTAAAGGCatgaattataactcttttcaagagttatcaagcAACAGCTGCCGCatttgaagaagaagatcccaaaTATTGCTCAAATAATGAATGAATCTCCAATCACAAATAATCGCTAAAGCCTTGCAGCCTTGCTTCCAACTTGGAATCCCACTTAGCTTCCAGCTGAGACAACTCTCCCTAAACCTTCAAAAGTTCCTACTACAGCATAGACGAGTCCTTTTGCCCTCACGTGATCACACCATCTCCAGCCATGAAGAATCGTTGAAGCTCTGATACCTTTGATATGTTTTGGAACAAAAAACTAGAAAAGGGAGAgcagagaaaaatgagagaacagaGAGAATAGAGAGAATAGAGAAAGAGAGTAAGAATTTTTACTGAATAATTCTCATGCATACCCAATACAACTCAACATTCCTGatatataagaaaataaagaaaatgatagGTTGGAATAATTAGTTAACAGTAACAAATTGTATGAACAAAACGCGCTGTTTCACTTAATTCACTCGTTGTGCAGCATTTCACTAAGGTTTCTCTTTATTATGATTTTACTCATATAATTCAGCCCATATCACCTAGCTCTAGTAGAAAATGATGCAAAATCTTGGATCCAAATAACCaattttaatgtttgagttgATTTCAGTTCGTTTGACTATTTCTTGAATAGAAAATTCAGAAGACTCAAACcctaagaaaacaaaagaaacaaatctGAAGTGTTTTGTGCATCTATCTTTAAAATTCTTTCTAACCCCGATTTCCtaaaatcttgaaaaaaaatgTAGATCAATAGTTAATAGGATGAACTCCATGAAAATAAAAGGACCCAACTGAAAATAATTTAAGTTGATAgagatttaaatgaaaatatttgagCTAAAAAATCAATAAGTGATACTAGCTTATCAATAAATGAGAAAAACATCAAGTAATTCGTGGTCAATCCCAACATCGAAACTGACATTACACTTAAGGGTGGAGTCAATTAtttattcttttgattttttattttctattatttaaaattttgttttctttcttttttaataattaataaccctcttttatttattttcctcaCACTTTACTTAATTATGACTACGATTAAATTTTGGTGACtgcaaaactcaaatttctttaTCCTTCTGTGAGAGATTTGACGTTACTCCTATCTGTAATTTTATTCAGTTTTTAagtctaaaaattataattaatgaatttaacgCCATCAAGAGTGGTAAATTATATCAGGTTTATTCATGTAACTGGTTTTGAGAAATTTTGTTGAATACAGGGAAGTTCAAAATTGAAGAATCATACCATCAATTGAGTTGAATAATTCATTTGAAGTTGTGAGAACTATAATATCTAACCTTTGGCTATTGGCAGACTTGTTTTTCCTTTTACTTCTTTTTCCCCCAAATATTCACAGCATTTTCTGTTGTCGTTAAAGTTGTATTATGTGCTGTGTAGTTATACACACGAGAAATGTAATCCTTCAACTGTTCTAAGTATAACAAAACATTGACGCGCTAAAAAATTAACATAGGTAACTCGTGCATTAACGGATACTCTCAATTCTGTAAGCATCCAAGGCCCACTATAAATACCCTCAAATCTCAATAACTAGGCACAAAACTGAGAAACAAAATTAACCCAAGATTTTAGAAACCATGGAAGTTATTAAATCAGTGGCATCTCTCAGTTCCCAAGCAGCAGCAATACTTGTGCTGCTGACTGTAGTAGCAGTGCAGACCCAGACGGCTAAGGCACAAAGCTGCAGTACTGAGCTCACCAACTTGAATGTGTGCGCACCATTTGTGGTCCCTGGTGCCACTCAGACCAACCCTAGCCCTGACTGCTGTGCTGCACTCCAATCAGTGCAACATGACTGCCTCTGCAGCACTCTTAGTATTGCCTCTCGACTCCCTTCTCAGTGCAATCTGCCTCCTCTGACTTGTGGTAATCGATGGTAATTAAGTTATCTCTTTTTCCCCTTAATCCCATTTTTagttactttattttattattcaagttTGCTCGTAATTAGATAGCATTTTTTCACTCTATATGCAGATATGCAGATTAGCGCATGATTCTTATGCAAAAGCGATACAAGCTAGAAAAAACAAGGCTGGAATTtatcatctctttttttttttctttaatgggTATCTCGATCTGTGACCAAGAAAGCTATGGTAATCCAAGAGAAGTTGATTAAGTATTTTAAGAAATAAACATATCGTTGAAAACTAACAGTAGCAAGTttcaattgttttcttttttctaacCATGGGAATTTTATTAAAGAATCGAAAACAAAAGGCTACATAACTAGCATAACACAAATCATAATTCCATGAAAAATCGAATTAATTTGACAAAATCCTGCTCAAGTTTCAAAGTATTTGTGCGTTTCCAAGCAAGTCTCAGAATTTTATATGACAATTGCTCCaatattattttacatatatatctTTCACCCTCTTCTACTCTTCtacattattatttacatatatcatatttgagttctgtccagttgtttatgttttattatcataTTTTGTACTGGTTTGATTCTATACTATAATTATTAGGACCTATACGTTATGGAAAATTATTTGGTACATTGACTAGTGAAGTTTTTAGACCCACAAGAGGTCAAGGGGTTGACAAATGTTCCATAAGGGTatggtaaattattaaaaaaataaatatttaaaaaaaatacatgacaattttttaaagctgtgaataaagaaaaataatctGTGAGTATACCAAATATTAACCCCAACTTTATTTGTAATAGTAAACTTTCAAAAGGAAATTATTCGGAGTTCAAGTCCATCTAAAGCACTATATCCTCAATTCCTAACACACATGGTATCAGTTAGACCTGCTAATGGGCCAACCACCCGCCCAGGCTCAAAGGCTCATCCGAAAAATAGgagaatttggataaaaatacaAGGCTCGAAAAATAAACTTGGGTAAAATTTAAGGCCCATTTTCTATATGGGTTGGGCCTTGGGCAAGATATTTTTTACCTGAGCCTGGCTCGGCctgaatatattatgttatagaaatattatattaattatatatgttaaatattatatttatgataGGTTTACATTCTCAGGTCTTTTACGAGCTTACATAAGCTCCAATTCTCTTAGTTGACTCAGTTCTAACTTTAACAATCTTTGACTCTCCTAAATTTCCCATTCTTCGTAGTCTcattcataaatttcatcatcataatttatttcatcatcaaaccacatGTAATCAAAGTTGTCCATGGTATTGCTGAATGGGTCTTAATGGCTAATTTTGTAGGACTTTTCCCTCTTTTCAAGGGTAGGTGCTGGGATcttttgaagaaaagaaaaagtgttagtaaaataacataaatacataaatatatgaaattaaagatcgtatctataatttaaaattttcctaaatccataaattaaaattcatctagTGACGTTCCCCATCGGCAACGTctccaacaacttgaccgcctccgaCGTACTAATGTCCAAAGTGTGAATAGTGcaactaaaaatataatattgagGCGATGTCTGCAAGTAtgcgggtcaaattgtaatatagttacaacagagtCGGTAAGTACTCCGTTGATTGTACCCAAGGGAAGCAAGTACTAAATCAATATTAACCTAAACAataatagatctaattagtactttaaataaattatattacgatcaaacataaaataaaataattcagatttttataagaaaaaagaaatatatatgcataaaagAGTGAACACAGAAAACTAAGATGTAATTCAACCAAATCTaaggcatgggtgattagctcgcttcagtggtcataactaattcctattttgggtttctactcaatcaactagtcgttacctTAGTAGGATCTCTCGAttttccactaaactaatgagtcggcaataactacttatctctcgaccttatAGTCCAGAACGGATTAGGGTAAGGGGTTCACAGATATGGAATAcaaaatttgggttaattcccacctagatgacttcctagggtttcCAGGCCTAAGGTTTAAATTCTTTCTATCCCAAATAGTTGATTcgctaagaaaaccctacatagaaattaattaattacacttccactcactaatcccccataagaggattagttccttatCGATTTCATAAACACAATAAGCTTGATAAAAAAATTAGgcattaagaacaaatcaagaataAGAGTTTAAAGAGAAATCATGATTGTATTCGATAGATGAAGTGCAGAATCCATACAGAATTTTGATTGAATCCACCAATCAAGTTCACCGAAGAACACAaatgaaaataactaaaaaggaaacCTAAgtctaaaaaaactaaaaactaaattacaaagaaaattcTAATTTATGGAAAGTTGTCTTTCTTAAGTGCCTAATGAGTCTATATATAGAGTTAGGGTTAGTCGTCTTCCTTAACCCTAGGTTGGCTAACATTGTCATGTTAATTTCCATTGTGGGGATTAAAACACCCTCAGCTCAGTAATTATTTCAGGTACATGACCGGTATCGCAACATCTAGTGCCTACATCGTGACATTGAAGGATGTTTGCTTGGCCTCATGTTTAGCTCCAAAGGTGTGTCGTGACATCTCCTGACTGTGTCGCGACACCAAAGGCAGTCTTGGAATTTTGGCACTCTACTCACTATGTTGCGACATTCAATTCATGTGTTGCAACACTACAACTAGCCTCGAGCTCTAATGCCTTTGAATGGTTATCCTGCACACTTACTAAGTACGTTAGTCCTCTCTTAGTCCTTTTTCGGCCTCTAAGGtcataaaataacttaaattacactttttattgaattgaaactaaaataaaaaactaactaaaacatAATAGAATTGCTCttattcaagctcctaaagtatgaaaactagtttaatctgctacaacgAATT from the Gossypium hirsutum isolate 1008001.06 chromosome D09, Gossypium_hirsutum_v2.1, whole genome shotgun sequence genome contains:
- the LOC107892716 gene encoding stamen-specific protein FIL1 — protein: MEVIKSVASLSSQAAAILVLLTVVAVQTQTAKAQSCSTELTNLNVCAPFVVPGATQTNPSPDCCAALQSVQHDCLCSTLSIASRLPSQCNLPPLTCDMQISA